A stretch of the Plasmodium berghei ANKA genome assembly, chromosome: 10 genome encodes the following:
- a CDS encoding transcription elongation factor SPT6, putative, with product MSLENQNKKDDGQNEEPENNQNFKRKNEEFLFRGLKRFKQNLQGAEEEANDELQHGSENGNNDHNSLDLPNSPTDQEIQQEDLIISKFKTNKRSKKIIDENDDEEILNDKTGSKDINSENKKLETNKNDNHINEHQNQQKTNKLSKSNKRKIEEDEKDEDDEDEKEDEEDEEEDDEEDEEEDDEEDEEDDEADEEDEMKGFIVDSDEEEEEEEEGKKKRRKKKKKKKYDYFENKSLDEEDLELIAENTGIKVPRNEKDTKHRRLKKIKDVGSNDDYDDNDSSNYNDRDDKTLHDDSFYKKNKNNINENKIDQLKHKSYFIDDSENNLKKQKNDFKNNLFNYDDNILDNEENQESDNVDEEIIDGYQNNSEHIGKADSYIHEMIRQTFGDVNTVLDIINVSPIKKKKKYEYEEEEEEEEEEDEEGSDLFSKNQAFDEDIDIKFKKKKKKKKNSFLDDINENLKKVGMDDDSDYDVKDEIENQELEDGILEKISDDQTDEMQSQSTISETTSIEDNYINDLSSEENESDKFYEKEYDNICGEENDEYNYYDKKIEDEDSTSIHEKKEKEKNKKKKSSILNESSTIVNTKENIDLFDEDIAQEKNDKKKKEKKSDKKKKGKRKNLDLVSYKWKKIVEPDEALKELLTKKDNLIRYSDIPERYYFNYENRKKKLTKKLLLIESKWIISKLKEKYPYYFTLKNFEKIIEETYDNVYEHINPIDFLCDNFLIKKCILTLKLLIEHKNEIPFIFFHKSFLIFPPFNLNILWDIFELDKIWYKIYVKIHKLKKNLNSLPHQNNRIHPNVFILLEKYNEIYYEDVNIYYYYLKNNIINFYINTQNQTDNNNNINLELDENNILCIQNEETQDIANISDGNQEYLKDDLFGEDLIQEKKENDKLENKNDKTNTKQNDYAEKNISGLQFLKFVKKNKFNIWDKYLLTIDEFYENISYIFDLIKNEKICTLNVDNEYDNTFFYDNRGRRHDKKRHDYKYQLEKDSQNILQNFKYDCSKIKNIVTNLPEIYGNDLNIEFQADEWCKSCFSKDIANKDIFKTLICYYSKLLASHPCIKYIFRFYFLKYASITTVTTTEGEAHIDTSNPDYLSFRLFRFPIHLLLNHIDEKQFMNNFQSNTKDIGRKHTTRESNWDVKDKGNLEEKNKTINYISNENIDNSNNLLNNHDPCYIHNYNVDYFNTKLDESEIGIESKKLELEKYYNLHKYKHIYLEILKNKENKLLNLIIHPILPNENVPWKNEEFKEREQLKKKKKKKIYIFQNSNNPSKYKRELDVKAYFDMERNKLIKSENLDNEWINNILKQLSYAYCYNDMENNNVFVYIQKKILNNFLCIELLPLFKKNLENLLLASAQNWLMAYIHQSFYLTLNVQPINIFKNKKKKKKNHKEIANYSSEYSLDRYSTNYKKSDNSYKSYSDENISKKKHKIKKNNKKKYYSDDSYTTSTNDKTNKKKGKIKNKEDENNKKNANKNIIKDKNITKTDKPDLFDSSYSSDHNSYKDDKNPQKKKKDIIQKKHYLTYDNYSDKSEKSYISNKNDEKKKKKAFINNIKKNHSVYEVMSIICESVHFGIRLHIVACDIYGDIIEYMYLDNIYIDIIKKEKSIIEQEQIANDINIFLSFLKKMKPDIICVGIRDIPSYMIFSYIQNMLNNDRSNEKDYFFSKAQHSNSSIPYNNTSIVIAENLYIPFIVTNNLKYSTDLTTKYSREALLCLSLCRYVQNPLDAVLSLFEGENKNMLNICLHDLQKYICGYKLEHVFYRIILDIVNKTGCDINFVKKKKHYFGNALSYISGLGLRKKEELMKLLHNRNLNTREDLLTLSSNKNLIGNCVYMNCASFIRIIGTGSEYIEALDNTRIHPINYHDVILDLFVNSVDNKKNNFLKNTNIYDIVNYIIDKKKIINNIEIKEYSKKYYLEKKNKINNNTNIFIYPYLKFVKNELLHPYKDYRCQYEKKKEEELFYLIINEKKENLTVGSEVVCKMNFINKQNGIIKITILPYNIKGYISDSRDFLKQLKNYYINKMNYINANAEGLNDKNYNNKYNRVKLKDDEFINQSIIGEIIKGRIASVKYNLDNTFETNFQIVVTDENKKKIKKQQFLGNLVDIIHSDMLSPLIEFDLDYNNNNNFISDHFKKLNDNEDVEGFDEEEDDEEVNGGYKMRIKNKNKYYQNKKYSTNPIFKIWTYHEVHTYLKQSNISIGESIIYPSNEINKLYIIIKTCDDPFIIAKFTIYEKNIHPNNININKASQPIQQVFIINNEQYKSIENIVSVFCNNLKKNLLELYNHPKCKRKKSIDQIRKELSQESFQKPDNIVWALIPPIFLTNKKDQENNNDDKNMHDINPLRFTLMVIPPHHHPKNYSTNNKPHDKQSDLIFLQDSIYVNHKSFKLWTKIERSFKDLIIWWKEKGYWNRQNERQEYMNEKRIKIEEYKKMRSIQN from the coding sequence atgagtttagaaaatcaaaataaaaaggacGATGGCCAAAATGAAGAACCtgaaaataatcaaaattttaagaGAAAAAATGAGGAATTCTTATTTAGAGGATTAAAACGATTTAAGCAAAATTTACAGGGAGCAGAAGAGGAAGCTAATGATGAATTGCAACATGGTAGTGAAAACGGAAACAATGACCACAACTCTCTAGATTTACCTAACTCACCAACTGATCAAGAAATTCAACAAGAAGATCTGATAATAAGCAAATTTAAAACTAATAAAAGaagcaaaaaaattatagatgaaaatgatgatgaagaaatattaaatgataaaactGGATCCAAAGATATAAATtctgaaaataaaaagttggaaacaaataaaaatgataaccATATTAATGAGCATCAAAATCaacaaaaaacaaataaactGAGCAAATCtaataaaaggaaaatagAAGAAGATGAAAAAGATGAAGATGATGAAGATGAAAAAGAAGATGAAGAAGATGAAGAAGAAGATGACGAAGAAGATGAAGAAGAAGATGACGAAGAAGATGAAGAAGATGACGAAGCAGATGAAGAAGATGAAATGAAAGGATTCATTGTTGATAGTgatgaagaagaagaagaagaagaagaaggaaaaaaaaagagacgaaaaaaaaaaaaaaaaaaaaaatatgattattttgaaaataaaagtttGGATGAAGAAGACCTAGAATTGATCGCAGAAAATACGGGAATTAAAGTTCcaagaaatgaaaaagataCAAAACATAGaagattaaaaaaaataaaagatgtTGGATCAAATGATGATTATGATGATAATGATAGTAGTAATTATAATGACCGGGATGATAAAACATTACATGATGattcattttataaaaaaaataaaaataacataaatgaaaataaaatagatcAATTAAAGCATAAGagttattttattgatgatagtgaaaataatttaaaaaaacaaaaaaatgattttaaaaataatttattcaattatgatgataatatccttgataatgaagaaaatcAAGAATCAGATAATGTAgatgaagaaataatagatggatatcaaaataattctGAACATATTGGAAAAGCAGATTCTTATATCCATGAAATGATTAGACAAACATTTGGAGATGTAAATACAGTTCTTGATATAATTAACGTTTCtccaattaaaaaaaaaaaaaaatatgaatatgaagaagaggaagaagaagaagaagaagaagatGAGGAAGGAAGTGATTTATTCTCAAAAAATCAAGCATTTGATGAAGATAttgatataaaatttaagaaaaaaaaaaaaaaaaaaaaaaatagttttcttgatgatataaatgaaaatttaaagaaGGTTGGAATGGATGATGATTCTGATTATGATGTAAAAGATGAAATTGAAAATCAAGAACTTGAGGATGgaattttagaaaaaattagtGATGATCAAACTGATGAAATGCAAAGTCAAAGTACCATTAGCGAAACAACAAGCATTGaagataattatattaatgattTAAGTAgcgaagaaaatgaaagtgataaattttatgaaaaagaaTACGATAATATTTGTGgagaagaaaatgatgaatacaattattatgacaaaaaaattgaagatGAAGACAGTACAAGCAttcatgaaaaaaaagaaaaagaaaaaaataaaaagaaaaaatcatctatattaaatgaaagTAGTACTATTGTAAAtacaaaagaaaatatcGATTTATTTGATGAAGATATTGCtcaagaaaaaaatgataaaaaaaagaaagaaaaaaaaagtgataaaaaaaaaaaaggaaaaagaaaaaatctTGATCTCGTATCatataaatggaaaaaaattgtagAACCAGATGAAGCACTTAAAGaattattaacaaaaaaagataaCTTAATTAGATATTCAGATATTCCAGAaagatattattttaattatgaaaatcgaaaaaaaaaattaacaaaaaaattattattaattgaaTCTAAATGGATTATAagtaaattaaaagaaaaatatccatactattttactttaaaaaattttgaaaaaataatagaagaAACATATGATAATGTTTATGAACATATAAACCCTATCGATTTTTTAtgtgataattttttaataaaaaaatgtatattaacgttaaaattattaatagaacataaaaatgaaataccttttatattttttcataaatcctttttgatatttccaccatttaatttaaatattctatgggatatatttgaattaGATAAAATTTGgtataaaatttatgtcaaaattcataaattaaaaaaaaatttaaattcattACCTCATCAAAATAATCGAATTCATCCTAAtgttttcatattattggaaaaatataatgaaatcTATTATGAAGATgttaacatatattattattatttaaaaaataatattataaatttttacataaataCACAAAACCAAactgataataataataacatcaATCTTGAActtgatgaaaataatattttgtgcatacaaaatgaagaaaCTCAAGACATTGCTAATATTTCGGATGGAAATcaagaatatttaaaagatgATCTATTTGGTGAAGATTTAAtacaagaaaaaaaagaaaatgataaattggaaaacaaaaacgataaaacaaatacaaaacaaaatgattatgctgaaaaaaatatatctgGATTACAATTTctaaaatttgtaaaaaaaaataaatttaatatatgggATAAATATCTTTTAACAATAGATGagttttatgaaaatatttcatatatttttgatttaataaaaaatgaaaaaatatgtacacTAAATGTTGATAATGAATATGacaatacatttttttatgataatcGTGGAAGAAGGCATGATAAAAAACGACATGattataaatatcaattagaaaaagatagtcaaaatattttacaaaattttaaatatgattgttctaaaataaaaaatatagtaacAAATCTACCTGAAATATATGGaaatgatttaaatattgAATTTCAGGCTGATGAATGGTGTAAATCATGTTTTTCAAAAGATATAGCTAATAaagatatttttaaaactcttatttgttattattcCAAATTGTTAGCATCTCATCCttgcataaaatatatttttagattCTATTTTCTGAAATATGCATCTATAACAACAGTAACAACAACAGAAGGGGAAGCACATATAGATACTAGTAATCCTGATTATTTGTCATTTAGATTATTTAGATTCCCTATACATCTATTACTTAATCATATTGATGAAAAACAATTTATGAACAACTTTCAATCCAATACAAAGGATATAGGAAGAAAACATACAACTCGGGAATCAAATTGGGATGTAAAAGACAAAGGAAAtttagaagaaaaaaataaaacaataaattatatttcaaatgaaaatatagataatagtaataaccttttaaataatcatGATCCATgctatatacataattataatgttgattattttaatacaaaACTTGATGAAAGTGAAATCGGAATAGAATCAAAAAAACTagaattagaaaaatattataatttacataaatataaacatatttatctagaaattttaaaaaataaagaaaataaacttctaaatttaattattcatCCAATTTTACCAAATGAAAATGTTCCATGgaaaaatgaagaatttaaagaaagagaacaattgaaaaaaaaaaaaaaaaaaaaaatatatatatttcaaaatagtaataatccttcaaaatataaaagagaGCTAGATGTAAAAGCTTATTTTGATATggaaagaaataaattaataaaatcaGAAAATTTAGATAACGAATggattaataatatattaaaacaatTGTCTTATGCTTATTGTTATAATGatatggaaaataataatgtttttgtttatattcaaaaaaaaattttaaataattttttatgtatagaATTATTAccattatttaaaaaaaatttagaaaatcTATTATTAGCAAGTGCTCAAAATTGGCTTATGGCATATATACATCaatctttttatttgaCTTTAAATGTTCAAccaattaatatttttaaaaataaaaaaaaaaaaaaaaaaaatcataaagAAATTGCAAATTATTCTTCTGAATATAGTTTAGATCGATATTCAAcgaattataaaaaaagtgacAATTCCTACAAAAGTTATagtgatgaaaatatttcaaaaaaaaaacacaaaataaaaaaaaataacaaaaaaaaatattactcAGATGATTCATATACTACTAGTACTAATGATAAgacaaacaaaaaaaaagggaaaataaaaaataaagaagatgaaaataataaaaaaaatgctaataaaaatattataaaagataaaaatattaccaAAACAGACAAACCTGATTTGTTTGATTCAAGTTATTCTTCTGATcataattcatataaagatgataaaaatccacaaaaaaaaaaaaaagatataattcaaaaaaaacattacTTAACTTATGACAATTATTCAGACAAATCTGAAAAAAGCTATATatctaataaaaatgatgaaaaaaaaaaaaaaaaagcatttataaataatataaaaaaaaatcatagCGTATATGAAGTAATGTCAATAATATGCGAGTCAGTTCATTTTGGAATCAGATTGCACATCGTAGCATGTGATATATATGGAGATATAATTGAATACATGTATTtagataatatatatatagatataataaaaaaagaaaaaagtaTTATAGAACAAGAGCAAATAGCAaatgatattaatatttttttatcttttttgaaaaaaatgaaaccAGACATTATATGTGTTGGAATTAGAGATATACCATCTTATATGATATTTTCTTACATTCAGAATATGCTAAATAATGACAGAAGTAATGAAAAagactattttttttctaaagcTCAACACTCAAATAGTTCCATTCcttataataatacttCAATTGTAATTGCtgaaaatttgtatataccATTTATTGttacaaataatttaaaatacaGTACTGATTTAACAACTAAATATTCTAGAGAAGCTCTTCTTTGTCTCTCCTTATGCAGATACGTTCAGAACCCATTAGATGCAGTTCTATCTTTGTTTGAAGgcgaaaataaaaatatgcttAACATCTGTCTTCACGATTTGCAAAAATACATATGTGGATATAAATTAGAGCACGTTTTTTATAGAATCATTTTAGatattgtaaataaaacaggatgtgatataaattttgtgaaaaaaaaaaaacattattttgGAAATGCTTTAAGTTATATATCAGGTTTAGGATTGcgaaaaaaagaagagtTAATGAAATTATTACACAATAGAAATTTAAATACTAGAGAAGACTTATTAACACTATCctcaaataaaaatctaATTGGAAATTGTGTTTATATGAATTGTGCATCTTTTATTCGAATAATCGGAACCGGTAGTGAATATATAGAAGCGTTAGATAATACTCGTATACATCCAATAAACTATCATGATGTTATTCTTGATTTATTTGTGAATAGtgttgataataaaaaaaataattttttaaagaatactaatatatatgatattgtcaattatattatagacaaaaaaaaaattataaataatatcgaaattaaagaatattcaaagaaatattatttggaaaaaaaaaataaaataaataataatactaatatatttatttatccttatttaaaatttgtaaaaaatgaattattacATCCATATAAAGACTATAGATGCCaatacgaaaaaaaaaaagaagaagaaTTATTCTATCTTataattaatgaaaaaaaagaaaatttaacAGTTGGCTCTGAAGTTGTGTGcaaaatgaattttataaataaacaaaatggaataattaaaattacaatactaccatataatataaaaggaTATATTAGTGATTCAAGAGATTTTTTAAagcaattaaaaaattattatataaataaaatgaattatataaatgcaaATGCAGAAGgtttaaatgataaaaattataataataaatataatcgtgttaaattaaaagatgATGAATTTATTAATCAATCAATTATTggagaaataataaaaggaaGAATAGCTTCTGtcaaatataatttagaTAACACATTTGAAACAAATTTCCAAATTGTAGTAAcagatgaaaataaaaaaaaaataaaaaaacaacaaTTCCTAGGAAATTTAGTAGATATAATACATTCTGATATGTTATCACCTTTAATCGAATTTGATCTcgattataataataataataactttATTAGCGatcattttaaaaaattaaatgataatgaagATGTAGAGGGTTTTGATGAAGAAGAAGATGATGAAGAAGTAAATGGTGGATATAAAATGcgaattaaaaataaaaataaatattatcaaaataaaaaatattcaacaaatccaatttttaaaatatggaCATATCATGAAGTtcatacatatttaaaacaatCAAATATTTCTATTGGAGAATCAATTATATATCCTtcaaatgaaataaataaattatacataattataaaaacatgTGATGATCCATTTATTATTGCTAAGTTCactatatatgaaaaaaatatacatccaaataatataaatataaataaagcaTCACAACCAATACAACAAGTATTCATCATAAACAATGAACAATATAAAtctattgaaaatattgtttcagtattttgtaataatttaaaaaaaaatcttttagaattatataatcatccaaaatgtaaaagaaaaaaaagtatagaCCAAATAAGAAAAGAGTTATCTCAAGAAAGTTTTCAAAAACCAGATAATATTGTTTGGGCTTTGATACCtccaatatttttaacaaataaaaaagatcaagaaaataataatgatgataaaaatatgcacGATATTAACCCCTTAAGATTTACACTAATGGTTATCCCTCCACATCATCAcccaaaaaattattcaacaaataataaacctCACGACAAACAATCAGATCTTATTTTCCTTCAAGATtctatatatgtaaatcataaatcatttaaattgtGGACTAAAATCGAAAGAAGTTTTAAGGATCTGATTATTTGGTGGAAAGAAAAGGGCTATTGGAATCGACAAAATGAACGCCAAGAATATAtgaatgaaaaaagaataaaaatagaggaatacaaaaaaatgagatCAATCCAAAACTAA